Below is a genomic region from Roseovarius arcticus.
GGAGCGGGCCTATGCGCTGGCCCGGCGCCTGAAGAATACGCGCGTTGCCGCTTATCAGGACACATATGGCTGGGTCGCTTATCGGTTGGGTAATTATGAGGACGCGCTGCGCTATCTCAAATCCGCAGCCGACGCCCTGCCCCAAGAACCACTGGTTTTCTATCATCTAGCAAAAACCTATGTTGCGCTGGAACGCATTGACGACGCGCTAGTGGCCTACCAGACAGCCCTAGACGTGTCAGGGAGTGCCGAGTCGCCTACAAAGCTCACCACGGAGTTGAAGTCGGAAATCGAACGTTTGTCGGCGGAGCCTGAAGTATCTCAATAAGTGCCGCACAAGATGACACGCGGCGGCTTAAAACCGCCGTATTCCTGCGCAAAAACAAGCAACCGCGGCAATTCTGCCGCATATCGCGGAATGCGCGATAGCAGAGGATTGTTTCGCAACACGCGAAATGCCAGATTATCAGAAAAAAGGAAGAGAGACAGATGCGCATGATGTTTAAATCACTCGTTCTCCTCGCGATTGCGATGGCCTTTGGCACGGCATCCGGGGCCTTGGCGCAGAGTTCCTACAAGATCCAACCGGGCGATGCGCTTCAGGTTGAGGTGCTTGAGGATCCCAATCTTAACCGCACAGTTCTGGTTCTGCCCGACGGGTCGATCAGCTTTCCGCTTGTAGGCTCGATCAAGGCGTCCGGTCGATCAATTGATTCGCTCAGCTCTTCGTTGGCGTCGGGACTGGCATCTAACTTCAACACACAGCCAACCGTCTTCGTATCGCTTCAGGCGCTTGCGCCGCCGCCCGTTGCCACCGTCCCCGTTCCGGTCGTCGGGCCAACGGTGGATGTCTACGTGATGGGTGAGGTGGTCGCGCAGGGCAAGATCGCCGCTGCCGAAGGGACTACGTTGCTCCAGATTCTCGCCGAAGCTGGGGGCCTGACCAGGTTCGCCGCTCGCAAGCGCATCGAATTGCGCCGCGAAGACCGCGCAACGGGCAATGTCCGCAAGTACCTCTACAACTACGATGGCACGGGCGTGAGCATCCGGGGTAATACCGTCCTCGGAGCTGGTGACGTCATCGTCGTACCGGCACGCCGATTGTTTGAATAGGGGACGCTGGGGTGGCCATATTCTTGAACAGGCTGTCCTTCCTGCTGATCGGCGGAACGGTCTGTAGCGTTGCACTGGCCCCGGCGATTGGGCAGCAGGCAATGTTGCAGCCGATCGCCGGGCAGCCATCTGGCCAATCCGGCCTGACAGGCAGGTCAGTATCACCCGTCCTGGCCCCCCAGCCCACGACCGGTGCAGCGGGCACAGGGTCCGGCGTGTCTATCACGCTCGATTATCTGTCGACGCTCCGATACGATGAAAACCTCGGCTTGGACGATCCCTCGCTTGGTTCGACATCGCGCTGGGAAAACACGCTTGCGCTTGGCGTTATAAACCAGACGCCGATTTCCACGCTGACCTTTAATCTGTCAGGGCTGCACCGGCTCTCGGATCAACCGACAATCGGCGGCAATGCTGAATTCAACGATCCAGCGGCGCGCCTGAGCTATACGCGCAACACCGGCAACAGTTCGATTGCTGCGCTGGCGGAATATCGTGAAACCGACCTGACCTTTAACCAGACCCTCACTGACATTAATCAGGACGGCATCATTGATAACGCCGACATTGTCATCGACCGCGGCACCCGTGCCTCGTCTCGCGCCGGTCTGACATGGCAAACTGGCATCAATGATCCACTGGGG
It encodes:
- a CDS encoding polysaccharide biosynthesis/export family protein, coding for MRMMFKSLVLLAIAMAFGTASGALAQSSYKIQPGDALQVEVLEDPNLNRTVLVLPDGSISFPLVGSIKASGRSIDSLSSSLASGLASNFNTQPTVFVSLQALAPPPVATVPVPVVGPTVDVYVMGEVVAQGKIAAAEGTTLLQILAEAGGLTRFAARKRIELRREDRATGNVRKYLYNYDGTGVSIRGNTVLGAGDVIVVPARRLFE